The nucleotide window tgaaaagaaggaaagaagtagaaaagaaaggaaaaagaaaagttctaatcacaaagaaatagttaattaacttagttaactccccggcagcggcgccaaaaacttgatgggataacaccgcaagtgcacggtcttaccgaagtagtaatgaaaagagtatcgttccaacagtgagttgtttaatttaaataactttagttggtgattagaagagaatcaagaatgtaatattgttgttttcaaatggttgaaagagaaaataataataataaaaagaaagccttgggatcgttggtccgTCATAGGCGACAAATCATTCACAAGCCAAGCCATTAAACCTAAAACCTTATTttagacctagtttctaaagacgaatttctcttaagcctatcacatctcctatcggtctcagtgagtgtgttcctctagaaAGCAcacctattttcatggttgattactattagaatccttgaagttcgaaactctatatgtctcaaggttcactagactattttcatgtttcgcaatccttgtctaaatttacttgatcgaatattaaaactccactttcgttttatgaattaacatttggaatgatggattaacgattatcaaaccctccactttcgtttccacagtttgataatatttaatccatgttaaaacggtgaatttagaagagaaactagggttacataatatTAAGGTTTAAGCCTTGGCTTGATTAGAAtcatgtcattagacttatccaacaatcccaagacaaaagaagtctactcactcatgttcatcgtagacatggagaagaagagagaaagcataaaagtaaataacaagaaagtaaaggaaaaggaaagaacttttattcaaaagacaattgtcacttattgaattctaaagaaaagatgaatatttgtgatggctagctactctatttataggttacattcgacttaaaatctaagcaactacatcactagaatgttccacaagcgAAGTGCTTTGTGGTAAAACTAAATAGAGTagtttaaaatctaagcaaaagcagcaaaaggctgtctgggaggtggcacggccgtgccaaccttggcacgggccgtgccaagcttctgacttgggggagatatatttttgtctcgaatcttcgtattttcgcactgaatcagctccaaaacccctttattttgctccaagactcaatccatcaaatattcattcctgaaatataataatatgcaattgaagtaaaatagcgcaaaaaggaaataatattaaaataaaataaacttaaatctaattaaaacgaaactaaatattaaactaaaacatataattattgactcatcatcCATCCACTTCTTCAGCCAAACCAATCCTCCTCATATCCTTCTTTTCCTGCATAACACACTGATTAGTCTAAAAAAACGCAATCTTGTTCTTTGCATAGTTTTGAGACAAATATGAGATTGACCGCAAATTCTGGCAAGTATAACACATTGTAAATGTGTaaatagggttgggaataggccaggccaggccaggctttgataagtctgagcctggcctacgaaaaattttgcaggcttgagcctggcctatggcctttcataggcctatttttttggcctggcctggcctatttaaaagcctggcctggtctgaaagcctatttacaggcctacttactattaaagtcactaaacattccattttatctacttttaaataggcttaataggcctcaaagcctatttcagtgtaagacttgtctatcactactataaggccttaaaagcctatttcactataaagctttaaagcctatttaaaaagttcaCTATGAAgtctaacatgcataaacaggtcggcctattaggcttcataggcttttttgatagcctaagcttgacctatttacttaaataggctttttaaaaagcctaagcctagcctttttaataaacaggccaggccataggcccctgtaggccggcctggcctattcccaaccctatgTGTAAAGATTCAGATAACTTCACATTTCCTTTGTAACAAGCCTCCACAATTTCTTATTAGgcaaagtaacactaataggtTTAATTTCATTATAAGTAGTGAACCAGCTCAAATCATCACAAGTGTGATGTGTAGAACCTGTGTCAACTATCCAGCTAGTGTCATCAAATTTGCAACTAGCATTACTGGTAAAGAATTTACCTCCAATATTAGCAATTGAACTGCTGGCCTTCATCACATTTGCAGAGCCTTTAGCTTCAATGTTGCTTTTCTCCAACAGTGCAATCAAATTCTGATACTGGTCTTTGGTTAgcatcatttcattttcatcatttttcccAATGGAAGTGCTTCCCTTGAGCTCAGTATCTTCACATTCCACAAAATTAGCATTAGCAAAAGAATTTCCTCCTCCTCTTCCCCAATTAGGAGGATAACCATGTTTCTTATAACAGGTTCCAAAATGTGATTGGTTCTATTGCAGAAGCTACATACCCTGAGATTTGCTCTTCCTATTCCTTGAAATGAATTTCCTCTACCCCTTCCAAATTGCCTCTGACCATCCATGGCATTAACAAGACCACAAGTTGTATCATCTATAGGAGTAGGTGAAGATACTACATTTTACTGCATCTTTCTTTCTTGCTGCATTACCATAGAGAAAACCATGTTTATTTGAGGTAAAGGATACATCAACAACACTTTTGATGTCACCCCTTGATAATCATCATTCAATCCCATTAAAAACTTGATAATTCTATCTTCTGCTGTAAGAGCTTTGTTATTTCTCATAGCAAAACAAGTACATTGAATTGGACAGGTACACTGAGGCTTAGGCCTGTATTGATCCAATTCATCCCACAAACCTCTCAAATCAGTGAAGAATTCAGTAACTTTCTTACTTCCTTGTTTTAGGTTAGCAATTTCTTCTTGCAATTGAGCAACTCTAATTCTATCCCCCTTCATGAATCTATCTTTAAGGCCATTCCACATATCAACAACATTTTCTACAAACACTACACTTTGAGCAATTGAAGGTGAAATAGAATTGGTTATCCAGGTATGAACAAGATTATTGCACCTTTCTCAAGCTGCATAGAGAATATCATCTTCTTCTGGTATAGTTATGGATCCATCAACAAACTTGAATTTGTTCTTCATAGCAAGAGCTCTTCGCATCTTCAAGACATCTTCTGGTATAGGTATAGGTATGATAATTCTCACCGGTTAGTTGAGGCGTAACCGTAACTGTTGAAGAATTCTCTGAAGTATGAACGTAGTAAGGATCAAGACTTTGATCATGATTGTTATTTCTCACCATAGTGTAACGAAAGAGAAAATCTCAGGATCGAAGAAAAACAAGAGAGAAAATCTCTAGAAAGAACAGAGTAATCAAAACGCAATGCAAAGCGAATTGacaaaatcaaagaagaagaatagaAGGGGAAgatgaacaaaacaacattttatCTTCATTGTGCGGAAGCAGAGCAAGATGCgcttgctctgataccatctaaGATTGAAACCGCCATGGAAACCACCATGGATAAAGCTTGAAGCTCTAGAAAATGTATTGATAATTGATGAAAACGGTTACAAGAGTAGCTTATATAGAAGCTAAGTCCTCTAACTAACTACATGCAATACAAATGAAATGTATATGAAAGTGAAATTACAAATGCACCAAGATAACTTGCACGCTAAGTAACTTCTATATTTTCCTTATTATGTAATTGCCTATGCTTCTCTTCAATGCTTTCCTCTAATAATCTTGAGCAAGATAACTATGGAGTCTGATGCTGAGGTAAAATGCTCATTGCTCAAATCAGATTTTCTTCTTTGCTAAACATTTAGATACTATAGCTATTCAGTCCATTTGgttaaaaagatatttaaatgGTACGTGACATGGACGAATTGTAACagaacaaaacttcaattacacTTTGTGAATATAAAAATTTACCATGGATAATCAAGAAACTTCAGCCAAAAATGGAGAACAATTGATTTGCTTGGTCATTGATTCATTCCACCTGGCCTTTCTTCTTTCTGTTTTGATTGCAGTCATCAATGGGATCCCCTTCAGAAGCTAATCTCTTGACAGAGAGTTCATTTTCATCATTACTACAAGAAATTGCATTCAAATCTTGTACATGATACAGCTCCATTGTATTTGAAACTGGTTCATCGTATACAAGATAAACTGTTGTCTTCTTCACAATGAAATTAATCTCGAAAACAAAATGGACCTCCACTTTGTTACCAGGTTCTAGACTTGATACTACCCTCTgcccctcttcatcttcaaagGAGGCCAATGCCTCACTCTTATAAAGCTGAATGGTGGCCTTTGTGTAATTTTTCAATAACATGTTTTTAAGGCCACTACATGTTACATTATCTGGGGTTGAAGTATAGACAATGCACATCATTGTCTTCAAGTTACGCCCTTCCACTTGAGGAACTTCAAATTTCACAGAAGAACCTTCAGAATTATAGGTTAACCAATTTGGATAACTATCACTGGGGAGGAAACAACCACCACTCCCATTGCCATCCATATTCTGGAAAAGTAAAGATCGGCTCAAAATTTAATTGTAAAGTATATTAATATCACCttatcatttattcaataatatCACCACTGGGGAGGATAACTTTCCTCATAAGGTACAAAGATATACTTAAAAACACCATTCCAACCTAAATAGTGCGAGAGAAGATAATTATGAGCAAGAAGtctttgttgttaatttgaaaaACGATTTgtataaaagttattttatgAATAATTTAGACAATTATACAATGAAAGTAGAATCAGAAATATCACCATTACCAGTTACTTACCAAAAATGTCctttcaatgaatattttttcaattctgCTATAAATATTCTATCTGCTCTTAACAGTGGCATTCTTGTGCATCAGTTGaggattaataaaaaaaattgcttataaaaaaaaaaagcatttcaaatataaattagtGTCAATTATGTAAACGTATGCACAATAAGAGAGTATATCTTGAAAAAATTGTAAAGACTAATTCTTCCACATGTGTAAAGTAAGTTATCAATGACTGATAGCAAACTTTGAAAATTTGGAAGACAATTTACACATATGTTAGGATTTcagtattttgatttttaagtattttacacCTATATCAAATAATTGTACacatttaaatgtattattatagactttttttttttttttgagggaatgtattATTATAGACTTATACACTAAAGAATTCAAATGTTTGATGGGATACAACAGACATATAAAAGGGGAGATAGAGAGAGTATTGCAAACCTGTAAAATTATATCTTTCAGAATATTAGTGGCTTGGCAATTCATTCCAATTTGAATTAAAAGAGACTTCGAGGAATGTTTTGATACTTGGGATGTAGAAGTAGTCACATTTGATAATTGTGATGTAGCTGTAGTTGGTTCCAAATTCTTAGAATTTGTGGCATACAGGGCATCCAAAATTATTGCTGCATCATGAGAAAGTTGAAGTTCCGAGCTGCACTCCACCCATAGACTTCGAAGACTTGGAAGACACTGGGAAATCGATGATAGTTCCTGGGAATTACTATGTGGTACATCTAAAGGAACAAGAGATGACATGGCAGCAGATGTTTGAAATGGAGATGGGAGATTATTTGTTGGTGACATCCAAGACCAAATGATAGATGGAAACACATCACGAGAAAATCCTTCATAGCCGCCCAAAGAGATGTATCCAATGCTTTTTGACCTTACTACTGAAAAGGGTACTCTTTTTATTGCAGTGTCGTGTGCAAGCAGAGTGGTTAAAGATTCCATCTGTTCTATGTCCTCTTCCAACTTGTCAATCATTATACACCCtgaaagaattaaaattttCAGAGATTTCAACTTATAGATGCTTCTTGGAAGGCTTCGAAGGCTAACACAATCTTCCAAATCTATTAGAAGAATTTCACTGAGATTTCCAATGCTAGGAGAAACCTCAGACAACATTGGACAATCTTTGAGTACCAGCTTCTCAAGATTAGGCATGTATGAAAAGTCTGGGGTGTGCGTCAGACAATGAGAATGACTAAGATTTAGAATTTTTAGCTTTTCCATCATCTGCAAGAACAGACATGTCAAAGGGAAACTTAAGGAAGACACTTcgaaaaaaataatggaaacGATAACAATGTCTTACTAACCTTAAGAGTGGAaagtaaaatttttaaaataatgcagtgtcattttttcaaataccaatataagtgcaaaattttgaAACAAGGCTAAATTTATGTATATAATGTTGCAGAATTTATGAAAAGTCATGTCTGAGAAAAATCATGAaaggcaaaaaaataaatcaaaacttaTACCTGGGCTTCTTTCCATAAAAGTTTGATATTGCTATTCTCTAACTCGATGGAAActaaattttctatataaaagTTTGTAGGTATATGTGTTGAAGAAAATCTATTCCAAGACAGCCATCTCAGACTTCtcgaaatatatttaaaatctcCAACAAGTTTGACCCCAGCAAGTTGAAGCAATCTAAGTCTCTTCATCTTCTTGAATGCTTTAGTACTGAAACATTTTTCATTAGCTCTTTGCAACTTCAAAGCCAGCCCCTTAATAGTTTTTGTtcccttcaaaacaaaaagaaacacatGCAAAGCTTAAAGATACAAGGCAGATAAACTTGTATTAAAGTCAATCATTTGTTACTAGATAGAAGTGAGGAAGCGCCAAACGATTCATAACCAGACTAATTTTGAAAGTTCTGATGATAATCAACAATTGAATCATCAATTTCTGTTTTCCtttccaaatttaaaaaaaataaagaaaatgaagttcTTACAGTTTGTTCTGATAATACATGAAGCACATCGTCATGAAACCACAACCTGCAACGCTCCTCGATCTCCTCTGGTGATTTCTCACGAATGATTTCTCTTCCCATATCTCGCAACAAATCATGCATTCCAAGTTTGTTCTTACCATCAACAGTAACAAGACTACGCTCAACAAGGATGCTTATTCCAATTTCACCAAAAAGTTCACATCCATTTAATATAAGTGTAACGTCATTTCGGTCCATCCCTATAAAGAAACAAGCTACATCAAGGAATATTTCTTTCTCAAAGTCATCATTTAAAGCATCGTAGCTTATTCGTAACTTCTTATGTACTTGATTATTAGGAATTCTTTTGAGTTTGTCCAACGCACTTTTCCATTCTGTTACCTCCCTATTGAATAAATGTGACCCTAGGACTTCCAATGCTAGTGGCAACCCCCCAGAATACTTAACTACATTTCtagaaatttcaacaaaatcgtTTGTAGGACTCGCTTGCTTGAATGCGTGCCAACTAAATAGCTCAATTGATTCACTTTCATCCATGTGTTTCATTTCAAATACTTTATTAACCCTATTCCCACTAAGTATATGTCTATCCCTTGTGGTAATGATTATTCTACTCCCAGAACCAAACCATTTATGACTTCCGCACAAAGCATTTAGTTGGTCCAATGTATTAACGTCATCGAGTAAAATTAGTACTCTTTTATGGCAGAGTCTATCCTTTAATATGATTTTTCCACTTTCAATGCTTTGTATTTTGATCGTCATATCTTTGTAGATGTCAAAGAGAAGTTGTTCCTGTAAATTCACTTTTCCAGCATTCTCATCCCAAACTTCCCTAACATTTGCAAGGAAGCTCCTACCTTCAAAATTACGGCCAATTTCATTATAGATAGCTTTTGCAATGGTTGTTTTGCCAATCCCCCCCATACCCCACATCCCAAGTAGCAGTACATCATTGGAGTGTTGGATGTCTAGCAGTTCAATAACATCTTGCACTCGAGAACCAACTCCCACAGGATTATCAGCAATGAACAAATCTGTCTTATCAAGCAAATGAGTAATTTTTTCAACAATATCCTTGATGACCTTATTTTGATTCCTAAAAAACAAACCAAAGAAAAGGTGCTTATACAAGATGTACACATGCATGCATGGACATACATATATGTACATGAACCAAACCGACAGATTATcataatttaactatttttcattttttgtcaaaataaaaaactatttttcatttatttataattataattttttctacgGTGCCCCTACCCTAATATGCACCTTAAAAGGAAGGTCCAACGGTGATTCTCTTAAATTTTACCTCcggttaatattttttaagtaagtaaagataaaaatattgaaagtaaAGAAGTATGTTAACCTGCTATAAAAGGCCAAATTCAAGATGTCCAACATTGGACTTCTCTTATAAGGTGCATATAGGGACACCATTATCCACGACTcaaaaacattttctattattaaaaaaaaagctataaaaTGCAATGAAGAATTTGAAAGCACTAATTGTGAAATTAAATTACTTGGAATCTAGGACTACAAATCCGGCAATGTTAGTCGCCCTTTGAAGCGCCTCTATCCAGCTCAACTTACGATGCAACAACTCATCTTTCTCCTCCTGTGAAAGGGACTCGTCTACCTCCTTTGAAATTCTATTTAAGAGATTTTGAAATGCTTTACCAAACTTGCCTTTCTGGTGACGTACTTCAGAGGGATCTACATCGTAGAACACTGGCAAAACTATCTGCCCTATGGTTAGCTGACACTCCATTACCTTTACTAACTCATTTAGACACCATCGCGAATCCGcataatttcttgaaaaaacaaTCACAGAAATTCGAGATTCTTCAATCGAATGAAGTAATGATGTTGGTATTTGATCTCCTCTTTCAAGAGAATCATCGTCCCTAAAAACGTTAAGTCCAGCGTTTTGAAGTGCAGCATAGAGATGTGAAGTGAATGATGCACGAGTATCTTTTCCTCTAAAACTTAAGAACACTTCATAAAGTCTATTTTCCAGGGAAAGCCCCAACTTCCTCTTAAGCTGAGTCTGTAATTCATCTCGCACCTTCTCCGGGTCAGCTTTTCCAAAAACCTTCAATCTATTACCGGACAGATCATATTCAACTCTCTCCACACCTGCATCGACAAATAAATCAACTCCACCAATCAATGTCCTCCAAGAAATAGCTTTAggagggtgtattggattatgattttaaaggacaatttttatttaaaaaaaaatgcttaattacatttttggtcccttaaatatTTTTCAGGTTTCATATTGGTCCCCTAATTAATAAAAGCTACGATTTGGTTCCTTAACTCCTTCTCCGTTAGTCACTCTGGTCCCTTCTATTAGTAGTTTGTGttaaaaaaaacgttaagttaTTAACAAGTGGCGTACAAGTGTTCTTAGAACAATtaataatgatataattttagtttattttcaacaaatggaaaataaattattttctttgtaattttagtTGCCACAACCATTTTTAATATAACTTCTTATTAAATAtagtattatttaattatttgacaatttttttatctcattgATATTGTGAGTCCAGATCCACCCCGGACTTGCATGATTAGCATCCTCGAATGAAAGTTTAAGGACACGCGAGTGTGTGATTTATAGCATGGAGTGCATGATTAGCATCCTCGAATGAAAATTaataagaagatgaagaaaggaaggaaaaaattaaataatgatgatGCACACAATATTTCTCACAgatgtttattttttgacaaatatttggAGTTAATTCATTGACGGAAGGGATCAAATCCtgtaacaaaaattaacttagtGATATGATAAGTTAACAATTAAGCCATAAGGAAAAATCCGAAAGGAAAGTTGAGTCTCACTGGATTGACGAGGAATGATCTGAAATAATGAAATGCTATGGTAATCATACCTTTCTTtttataaactaatttttttatctttgtgaCGCATCCTTCACAGTGAAGAGGGACTTTCAATACGAATGAGGCTGGTTCCTCCTTTGCTTTTAGCTAATTCAAGAATaaagaaagaataataatattGCATCAGTGGACAACACAAAGCGAAGCTGACGATGAAGATCTGTAAGAGTCTAAGAGACTGAAAACGAAACTCACTAACCTTGTCCATTGGTAGCTACTGTTTACTTATGCTTGTTAGAtctgaagatgaagattttCTAACCGAAAGAGATATCATATAACAGTCTGAGACAGGTCAGTCAATACAACGTGTATTTTCAGTCAACATAGATATactttttatgagaaaaaaaaaaaaaagcaagacCAATAATCGGTTTTATATTTGAGGgagtaaaaatcaaattaaaaatattaaaacgaaaagtttgaCTATACATCGAATACATAcagctaaaatatgttttttatctcTGCAAATATGAAGAGTTTGGGtacttttgatccctgcaaaaataataatttgagattcATCTctgtaaatttttgttgttttttaaaataatcattgaCCCCACTTTACTGATGATTTGGTGCATTTCTGCCTACGTGTCATTCGCTGAATGTGTAACTTTGTTGTGTATAATCCAGATGCAGAAACGAAGCACAATAATTAGCACAAATTGTATATGTTGGTGAATGCATATACCGATCCTTTATACTTGCAATATGCTTACTTTAAGAAGAGACGATTGTGAGACTGAGAGATTGTAATCTGTGGGCTGGTGAGACTGACTGAGAAGAGATGATGGCGATCAATGAgtatgatgatgaagaagagagaCCGAGAGTGTAGGATGTGGAAAGATAAGAGAAAACTCAGAGAATTGAGTGAAAGTGAGTGAGTTGGGACTTTGACGACTGTGAGAGAAatgaattaggtttttttttttatttatataaaaagacaaaaaagtaattttctaTATCTAAGGGATTGAATATCGGAGTCGGTACCTATATTTTACCTGTCCCGTAGCATGTTTGGGAATCGAAAACACAAACTCATATATACCCAAACTCAATCAAAGAGGAAAAAACTGTCAAATCAAGTTTAGTTTGGACAATTACCCTCGAGTACGGATTTAGCTGCAAAAATGGCTGAAGGTGAGTGATTGGTTTGGAAAGCAACGTTCTGATCAAGCCATTTTTTATTCTCGTTTTTCTTCGTCAATGAATTTACCATCGGattgttaataaaaactaaGTTGAACCATGAAAACTATAGTATTATAGTTAGAGATATACAAAAACAGTGGATAAAGtgataagttgtgaaaaaaCTGTTGTATATTGGAGCAGACGATGATTGATAAGTGTCTACAACCCATTGTTGGGTAACTACTTCGTTAACGAAATAGAAATAGTAGAGAAGAAAAAtcaatagtaataataatgagagaatatctgattttttattttattttaatgtgcTGTAATGTTTTAGTTGGTTGTTTTTAAGAATTAACTGTTAGAAAAATAACAGTAAATAAATTGCTTGAGTAAAATAAATTGGTTTGTTAAAATTAATCAACAAAATCCAACAACGAGGTTAAAAGCTTGATAGAAAATTGGCTAATGCACCAAATATtgtgcaaataataaaatttcatatcATCAATTACAATTAATCTAATTTttacttttcttattattttgcCAAACCCTGGATTACTCTCTATCACGAATGAATAATACCACTATAAACTTTTACTTAAATAATTCTCTACCCTATAAATAAAAGGAGAGAGCGTTAATCGAGATTGTTGATTCATTGTTAGGGAATATTAGTTGGTTTAAACCTTTTAGGGAATATTCTCACAGGATTCATTCCCAACAACATTGGTCATATGAAAATGTTGGAATCACTCGACTTGTCAAGAAACCATCTTTCAGGTAAAATGCCAACAAACTTTTCAAATTTGACATTTCTTTTCAACAACTTAGAAGGCAAAATTCCACTAAGCACTCAACTACAATCTTTTGATCCCTCTGCATATGTCGGGAACAGTTATGAATGACTTTGTGGACAGCCACTCATAAATCTTTGCCCTGGAGATAGCCATGACACACATGTTACCAGTGtagatgaagaatgaagataaGCTCATAACCATTGGGTTTTATGTTAGCTTAGGGCTTGGTCTCTTTAACGGCTTTGTCTCTTTTTCTCTTGTATTTATTGAAAACTAGTTTGTGAACTCGAGTCAAGCACGGACTagaatttcagatttttttatttatttaaattatgtattttttttcatacaaaaaactATTATAATGAATTTTAGAAGCAAAAATTCGCAAAGCAGCCTCAAAACATATTTGCAATTATAGTATTGTTTTATCTCATCAACGAATCTATCTTTATGAAATGTATCGACTTTATTCGACACTCCGATTGTTGCTATATTAGGGACCTAATTTATTGCCAGGTCTAAGCAAATACTTGACCGGGTTTGATTTTTTGCAGCTTTAAACGTTTACGTGACCTCCATAAAAGATGCGGATGGTATGGAACAAAAAAGTCCTGCATCGGATAAAAGATGGTATGAATGTGTGTTTATAAATGGGGACAATTCTCACCTCACAAATTAGTTTTGTGAGGTTGTAttatgctcaagcacaattTCTAAGACAAAATATCGATTATCAATTATAACATCGTTTTTCTCAAACGACACTCAATTAATATCATCTGGTTGGTATTTGGAAAATTTGCCAACTTACTTGCAATGTGATATCTGATAAATTTCTCCACAATGTTTACGTATCATGAACGTCATGAATGCCTTAAACAATTTCATTCGAATACAACCTTGAATCAGGAATTtagttgatattattttatcaatatcGTACGCAATTTATTATCTCCACTTATCCAAACCAAAATATGAGCATGTGAAAGCCTTCTTTCCTAGAATTCAATTGCGTACATACCTAAAcacattaataaattattaattcaaTATCCAAATATGGTACTATAAtattagataaaataaatatttaactaACACAACTTATCTACATCGATTTTTCCAAAAAGTTTACCCTTATTcaatattcaattcaatatcTGAACGGATGAACTACCACTTCCATTGCCATTTCTCTGaggacaatccttcttgaagtgatATGGATTGtgacaaataaaacatttgtacTTTGTTTTATTACCACCACCCTACGACCTAAACTTTGACTTGGAATTCTTGCTTTTCCATTTCCCGTGTTTTCACTTCTCTCCCTTGAGACTTTCAAGCcttctccactatcatcaacCTTCAACTCTTTGAACTTGGTTAACTCTTTGGttctcaaagatgcttgaactTTCTCCAAAGTGATAGTGTCCTCTTTGCCATAAAGCATTGTATCCTTGAAATTCTCAAAGGATCAAGGTAAAGCACACAGTAGGTGTAAGGCTTTATCCTCGTCTTGCAGATTAACATCTACGTTcgccaaatcatcaataatcttaTTGAATTTCGTCAATTGATCCATTATAGGTTTTGATTCCACCATTCGGTAAAAGTAGAGTTGTTGTTTCGGACATTGTCTATGTGCCAAGGACTTGGTCATGTACAATGAATCAAGTTTATTCCACATAGACACAACAGTAGTCTCCCTTGCTACCTCACTCGAAACCTTATCCCCAAGACAAAGAATGATAGCACTGACCGCTTTATCATTCATCTCAGTCTTCTCAACAGGTGTTAGATGCGCAAGCATCTGTGCTTCTCCCTTCAATGCTTCAacacacttttgttgaattaaaattgccCTCATCTTTACCTTCCACAACCCGAAGTCGTTACTACCGGTAAACTTCTCAATGTCCCACTTCAAACTTATAATACCTGTTTATTGATTTGACCTTTGCCC belongs to Medicago truncatula cultivar Jemalong A17 chromosome 6, MtrunA17r5.0-ANR, whole genome shotgun sequence and includes:
- the LOC25495371 gene encoding disease resistance protein RUN1 — protein: MDKLKAKEEPASFVLKVPLHCEGCVTKIKKLVYKKKGVERVEYDLSGNRLKVFGKADPEKVRDELQTQLKRKLGLSLENRLYEVFLSFRGKDTRASFTSHLYAALQNAGLNVFRDDDSLERGDQIPTSLLHSIEESRISVIVFSRNYADSRWCLNELVKVMECQLTIGQIVLPVFYDVDPSEVRHQKGKFGKAFQNLLNRISKEVDESLSQEEKDELLHRKLSWIEALQRATNIAGFVVLDSKNQNKVIKDIVEKITHLLDKTDLFIADNPVGVGSRVQDVIELLDIQHSNDVLLLGMWGMGGIGKTTIAKAIYNEIGRNFEGRSFLANVREVWDENAGKVNLQEQLLFDIYKDMTIKIQSIESGKIILKDRLCHKRVLILLDDVNTLDQLNALCGSHKWFGSGSRIIITTRDRHILSGNRVNKVFEMKHMDESESIELFSWHAFKQASPTNDFVEISRNVVKYSGGLPLALEVLGSHLFNREVTEWKSALDKLKRIPNNQVHKKLRISYDALNDDFEKEIFLDVACFFIGMDRNDVTLILNGCELFGEIGISILVERSLVTVDGKNKLGMHDLLRDMGREIIREKSPEEIEERCRLWFHDDVLHVLSEQTGTKTIKGLALKLQRANEKCFSTKAFKKMKRLRLLQLAGVKLVGDFKYISRSLRWLSWNRFSSTHIPTNFYIENLVSIELENSNIKLLWKEAQMMEKLKILNLSHSHCLTHTPDFSYMPNLEKLVLKDCPMLSEVSPSIGNLSEILLIDLEDCVSLRSLPRSIYKLKSLKILILSGCIMIDKLEEDIEQMESLTTLLAHDTAIKRVPFSVVRSKSIGYISLGGYEGFSRDVFPSIIWSWMSPTNNLPSPFQTSAAMSSLVPLDVPHSNSQELSSISQCLPSLRSLWVECSSELQLSHDAAIILDALYATNSKNLEPTTATSQLSNVTTSTSQVSKHSSKSLLIQIGMNCQATNILKDIILQNMDGNGSGGCFLPSDSYPNWLTYNSEGSSVKFEVPQVEGRNLKTMMCIVYTSTPDNVTCSGLKNMLLKNYTKATIQLYKSEALASFEDEEGQRVVSSLEPGNKVEVHFVFEINFIVKKTTVYLVYDEPVSNTMELYHVQDLNAISCSNDENELSVKRLASEGDPIDDCNQNRKKKGQVE